A window of the Lolium perenne isolate Kyuss_39 chromosome 7, Kyuss_2.0, whole genome shotgun sequence genome harbors these coding sequences:
- the LOC127313730 gene encoding elongation factor G, mitochondrial, giving the protein MAMARRSASHLLSSFRPFSVLLQPLADAPSPAAAAAAASARRAMSSASAMRARGDDKELARWRESMDRMRNIGISAHIDSGKTTLTERVLYYTGRIHEIHEVRGRDGVGAKMDSMDLEREKGITIQSAATYCTWNGYQVNIIDTPGHVDFTVEVERALRVLDGAILVLCSVGGVQSQSITVDRQMKRYEIPRVAFINKLDRMGADPWKVLNQARAKLRHQSAAVQVPIGLEEEFEGLVDLVELKALKFEGGSGQEVVASDVPSNMQDLVMEKRRELIEVVSEVDDQLAEAFLSDEPISADELKAAIRRATIARKFIPVYMGSAFKNKGVQPLLNGVLDYLPCPLEVENSALDQNNSEEKVSLSGTPAGPLVALAFKLEEGRFGQLTYLRIYEGVIRKGDFIHNVNTGKKIKVPRLVRMHSNEMEDIQEAHAGQIVAVFGVDCASGDTFTDGSVKYTMTSMHVAEPVMSLAVNPISKDSGGQFSKALNRFQREDPTFRVGLDPESGQTIISGMGELHLDIYVERIKREYKVDAKVGKPRVNFRETITQRAEFDYLHKKQSGGQGQYGRVCGYIEPLPSDSEGKFEFENMIIGQAIPSNFIPAIEKGFKEACNSGSLIGHPVENIRITLTDGASHAVDSSELAFKLAAIYAFRQCYTLAKPVILEPVMKVEMKVPTEFQGTVTGDINKRKGIIVGNDQEGDDTVVVCHVPLNNMFGYSTALRSMTQGKGEFTMEYMEHNTVSQDVQMQLVNAHKATKSGE; this is encoded by the exons ATGGCCATGGCCCGGCGCTCCGCCTCCCACCTCCTCTCCTCCTTCCGCCCTTTCTCCGTCCTCCTCCAGCCCCTCGCCGACGCCCCCTCGCCCGCGGCCGCGGCCGCAGCGGCGTCGGCCCGGCGGGCGATGTCCTCGGCGTCGGCTATGAGGGCGCGGGGAGACGACAAGGAGCTGGCGCGGTGGCGCGAGTCCATGGATCGGATGCGGAACATCGGTATCTCGGCGCACATCGACTCCGGcaagaccacgctcacggagCGGGTCCTCTACTACACCGGTCGCATCCACGAGATCCACGAGGTGCGTGGCCGCGACGGCGTCGGCGCCAAGATGGACTCCATGGACCTCGAGCGCGAGAAGGGCATCACCATCCAGTCGGCCGCTACCTACTGTACCTGGAACGGATACCAG GTTAATATCATTGATACCCCAGGTCACGTGGATTTCACCGTTGAGGTTGAAAGGGCCCTCCGTGTTCTTGATGGCGCTATACTTGTGCTATGTAGTGTTGGTGGCGTACAAAGTCAGTCAATTACTGTTGATCGACAGATGAAGAGATATGAAATTCCAAGGGTCGCATTTATTAACAAGTTGGACCGTATGGGAGCTGATCCATGGAAAGTTCTCAACCAG GCCCGGGCCAAATTACGTCACCAAAGTGCAGCTGTACAAGTGCCTATAGGATTGGAAGAGGAGTTTGAGGGCCTTGTGGATCTTGTGGAGTTAAAGGCTTTAAAGTTTGAGGGTGGAAGTGG GCAGGAGGTTGTTGCATCTGATGTCCCATCCAACATGCAAGATTTAGTAATGGAGAAGAGACGTGAACTTATTGAAGTTGTTTCAGAAGTCGATGACCAGCTTGCGGAAGCTTTTCTCAGTGATGAGCCAATATCAGCCGATGAGCTTAAG GCGGCTATCCGAAGGGCGACAATAGCACGCAAGTTCATACCAGTATACATGGGAAGTGCATTCAAAAATAAG GGTGTTCAACCTCTTCTTAATGGTGTGCTTGACTATCTACCTTGCCCACTGGAAGTTGAGAACTCAGCCCTTGACCAAAACAATTCAGAAGAGAAG GTCTCATTATCTGGAACTCCAGCTGGGCCACTTGTAGCATTAGCCTTTAAGCTTGAGGAAGGCCGTTTCGGTCAGTTGACATATCTAAG AATCTATGAAGGTGTGATTCGGAAGGGTGACTTCATACACAATGTGAACACGGGGAAAAAGATCAAA GTTCCACGATTAGTAAGGATGCACTCCAATGAGATGGAG GATATCCAAGAAGCACATGCTGGCCAgattgttgctgtgtttggtgttgattGTGCATCAG GTGATACATTTACAGATGGGTCGGTCAAATATACTATGACCTCAATGCATGTCGCTGAACCTGTGATGTCCTTGGCTGTTAACCCGATATCTAAAGATTCTGGAGGACAA TTTTCAAAAGCGCTGAATCGATTCCAGAGAGAAGATCCTACTTTCCGTGTTGGTCTGGATCCAGAGAGTGGACAG ACAATCATTTCTGGTATGGGTGAGTTGCATTTGGATATCTATGTTGAACGCATCAAGAGAGAGTACAAG GTTGATGCAAAGGTTGGGAAACCTCGTGTGAACTTCCGGGAAACGATCACCCAACGTGCCGAATTTGATTACCTGCACAAAAAGCAATCCGGTGGTCAAGGTCAATATGGACGAGTCTGTGG GTACATTGAGCCTCTTCCATCAGATTCTGAAGGTaaattcgaatttgagaacatgaTTATTGGACAAGCAATTCCATCCAACTTCATACCAGCGATTGAGAAGGGTTTCAAGGAAGCTTGCAATTC GGGTTCGTTGATAGGGCATCCTGTCGAGAATATTAGAATTACGCTGACCGATGGGGCTTCACATGCTGTGGATTCCAGCGAGCTTGCTTTTAAGCTAGCTGCTATCTATGCTTTTAGACAG TGTTATACTCTTGCTAAACCTGTTATATTAGAGCCCGTGATGAAGGTGGAAATGAAAGTTCCAACAGAGTTCCAGGGCACAGTAACTGGTGACATAAACAA